The genomic stretch TAGTGTGATGACCTCAAATGTCCTTTACTGCTTTAAATGTCAAAAATATCCATCAAGCACCACAAATGGCGCCAAGGAAAAACCAAAGCCATATTCGTACATGGAATTGGGCCACAATAGAATTACAACTCCAGCCCCCGTGCCCCTTCTCTAGTTTGGCAAAAGCTTTCAATAGAAATGGGCAGTCCAAGGAAATGCCAATTCTAGTCTCGTTAAAAGCACATGCACGATGTACATCCATCTCCCAAGTGAGTGCTCAATTTATCTCTTGCGCATATTTAAAGACACCTCTGACATTTGTCTCTAATAACTTTCCTGTTCCAAGTTATCATTATCACAACCAAGCATAGGAAGCGGAATATCAATTCCATCGGTCCACtgtaatttcttcctccattctGTTTGCATCCAGTTCCATTTGTTTATACTAGACGTGTTGAACTTAATTCATGAGGTTCATAGCATGTGGAGTCCAAAGAAATTCAGTCGGTGTACGTTATGGATCAGAAAGTGGAACTGTTCTTAGATCTCTATTCGCACCATACAGACACAAATTAGAAACCGTACGACGGGCATTAAAAATTAGCACCATTTATACCCCTGAGGACCTCGATATTAAGAAATCATGGAAAGAAAACACAAAGATAAGCTGGGATTACCTCTCAAGAATTTGATAGGGATCCACAACAAGCTGGAGCTTTCCATCAACCCAAATGGAATAGCGAATGTTAGGGAAGATCCTATGCAATAGAAGCTTTGGGACCTGCCAACTTACATGCCAGGTCAAATTTAGCATCCTGAATTTTAGTATGTTCAATGTAAGCAACAAAAGCATCccaaaattacttctctcgAGCAGATCGCTTATTTCCAATTGGAAGACCATGTCACACTAGATAGCATGACAAGCCCCAAGATCAAATCCAGCTTCATCCATGATATTAACCACTGCCTTGAACAATGACGTGAGGCGACTTTTGCATGAACAACGATGCTTtcaaaattgagaagagaacTAACCTAGAAAGAGAAAGACTTCATAACAGACTAAAGCTAATAGTCAAGCTGACAGAATAGCACTCTGACCTTTCCATTACGCCTCGCATCAGCATAAGGGATGTTGTGAACCACTATGATTTTCCACAATCCAACCCTCATGCTATTGTTGAGCACACTAGAATTTTGCATGAATGCCTCCGTTTCTTCATCAATGAACATAAAGAAAGGAATATTGTTCTTTGCAGCTTTGCTAATATTTCGAGGTTGTTGGATTATGTCATAATTTCCTAGGACAAGGTAAAAGATCCAAGAATATGAGATGGTTGACGTATAAAGTATGGAAGTTTCAATGACTACTACGCAGGACAATACCAAATATAGCTGATGCAACAATAACATCATGATATTGCTCCATCTCCTCCAAGTCAGCTTCATCAATATCAAATCCGGTTTGACGACCAGGCTTATGTCCTTTGACGAATCTAAGCATCAGTGGAGGTCGCTTTAGCAACAAAATGCCACCATGCTGATGATAATTTAAAGGATGTACTAGCAGTCCTATAAAACTTTTACAGATATTCAAAGCAGCAAAAATGAAGAGCAGTAAGACAACCTACCCACAATGCACTCTCATAGACTCCTTTATATCGAAGGAATCATCCCTTTCCGTTAGAGATGGATATCCTCCAAAATCTGAACCTCCGTACTGTTCAGATTGGACTGGATTTTCATCATGAACATATGTGAGTTTGTGAAGTACCGGAGATATTGCTGGGGAACTTGGCATGCTAGCTATTGCCTGCTCCACAGGGAGGTAACATACTGGACATGCTGACATTATTGAGCAAGAAAAGAGAATTCGTATAGTTAAAACATGCACTAAAGTGAGAGTCTATTGCttcaaaaaagaaacagaaaaaagatacGGTAGCTACAATGTTCTAAAGGGGGTCCACTCCAATTCATAAAGACAGAGAGGAACAGGAAAAGGATTAGGACTTACGCCGGGGTCCAATCCGTCTTGCACCAGCAGGAGGTGGCGGAGGAAAAGCAAAGTTTTTGCACTGATGGCCCACAGGGACAGCACCAGTGAAGCCAGAATTAGATGAAGTCAAATCAGAGTGAGAAAGAGGATGAGGACGAGCACGCTGACGAAGTGAATGAGCAGGTACCGGAGGAGTTCGAGCTCTACTTCGCCCACTTCTGGGTACAGTCTTCCGTCCAATGGACCCTCTGTGCTTTTGTCTATCTTCTACCCCGGGGAAATGCCTTACAACAGCATGGCCGGATGCCTTCTCGGTGAAAGGTATCATGCTCTCCGTATGTGAAACTATTATAGGACCGTTGCCTTCTGTACTTCACAAAGTAAACAGCGAACCGTGTGAAAACGAATGTAAGTTAAAGGTGTGAACGTATTACGAGTGAAGAGGAGTCGAGTAATGGAAATAGCAAAGAGAAGGCAAAAGGCCAAGAGAATAGGCAGGATCATGGCATAATGAAGGAGCCATAAAGAACAATGTCCCTTGTTGGGAAGAATTGGGATGCACCACGAGAACTGGCCAAACAATTATCAAGCACGTCGAGTCTCCGGAAGACCCATAAGAACCCACCGCGCAACGTAGAGAAGAAAGACAGCCATCAATTTCAAACAACAATCACAGAACAAGAGGTAAGAACAAGACTCAACTCACTGAACCCTCATCATGGAATTGTAAGAGTAACTAAACAGCGGAcatgaattaaaaaattcatgctcaaattgaagatgcAAGCCGTGATCTCTGGAAAGGAGGTGAGGAGCGAACCTTTATTGACCGTAAAGGAACCGAAGACAAAAACAAAGAGGGCGAGAGCGACCAGGAGCATCATCGCGACCCTCTTCCGACCTAAGTACCGGCAGATGAAAGGGAGAAACTTTTCCTTCTCCCGGGAACCAGACAAGCCCAGCTTCGAAGGCTTTCGCAGGAGAACTGGCGCAGCTTGGTTCTGCAATGCGCCATTGGATAACTGCTGCAGCGATCCATAACTCCCGGTGCGAAGACCAAATGGCACTCCAGTCATTTTACCTCTCGATCCACGTATCCGCGATTCATCTCCCTCTTCGCTTCCAGTGTACTGCCCGATTCAGGGCTGCCAAAATCGCTCGTTGGCCTGCGATTTGCTATCTGGAACGCGCGTTCCAGATCGCCCGGATGCGGCGATCTTCAGCCGATAGAGGCGAAGCAAGTGATTGGACGACACAGATTCGAATCGAAACCCTAGGCCGAAGCAAAAGGAAGACTACCTCGCGCTTTCGGGCTCTTTCCTCCTCCTGTTGACGCAAATTGCTCGTTTCCTTTGAAAAGCTGATTTCTTTCTCCTGAGGATTAGTAAATTTGATTTTCATAATTGTTTTATTTAGCAGCAAAAACTtattatttaactttttttcctttttttttttttttggtatgctaactttttttctttttcttttttttatgtacGTGTACATTACATGTATAGCTAGAATTATTAAGATTTACAgtgtgaattaaaaaaataaaaaataaatattattatcCGATCGGACAAGAAAACAAGAGCATTATATCTTACTTACATTTATTCATGGTATATGATTATCTCGTTCTCTATCAAATTAATGTGCATTATTTTTTACACCAAAAAAACGATCAATTTTAATCTTGATCTACGAGTGACGGATTTAGTTGATGAGAGCTCTATGAAAACAAAAATCCATGAATAGAATAATCGGCAACTCAAACTAATCGTGTGGTGACtagttcaatcctaaacatttttattatttcgaTTTAGTTATAATCATCTTAACGATTTGTCGAtacagtcttaaacattttttacgatttatcaatttagtactTCCcgctaattttggccaaaaatcgctaacgtCGTGATCTAGACATGATGTGGTTGGCGCTCAAGTCGATTACGGGTTATGGATACCCACGTCATATACTTTTGAAGGTCGCAGACAATTAATAAAAGAACTTTAGGTACTCTACAATTTATCTTCCAGCAAAATTACTTTTCCTGCAATTTTTATATTGATGGCAACAATTATTTTCAGTATTTTgtacttaaaattttttgtcaCTTCCTTTTCAGTCTAaaattaacaacaacaaaaaaactcTTCATAACTTTTGTTGATTCATATCAATCCatctattttctaaaagatatttcCTCATTTTGGATGAAACATTCTGATTTcttccacgtcaataatttctaTTTTGTCAAATGCAAATGCACATTTTGCCATAACACACTCATCAATGGCACGTGCATTGTAGCCCACAAAGTGTTTAGTATACAGATTGGTAAAAGGGGATATATAGAGGGATTATAAGCATAAAAGAACTGAAGTTGCATCGataaaactttcataaaatgatatgaattttttttcgaaatttgtagCTTTCAGGTTCACGGCCACAGTGGCCAAATCTGATTTTGAGGCTTGTGAGCGCCATGGCCGCTCAAACTCGAGGTGAAGCTCGTTGTCATGACTGTTTCATCTTGAAGCTTGTGATCGCTACAGCTAGATCTAGTATCATCACTCACGACTATAGCCATTAGCCACTTCAACTCAGAATTTGCAACCATGGTCGATGGCCATTTGAGCTCAAAGTTTACGGTTGATGACCAAATTTGGCTTTGAAGCTCGCGATCATATTAGAGCTCGGGCTCAAGctagaaggaagaagaagatactataccaagaaaaaagaagtaatCACATAAACCTCTCTCTCATAGAAAAATAACAACGAATGCCACGTCGGTGCCACGTGCTTTAAAgcggtaataaaaaaaagataacgaTCACATTTTCTATTAACCAAACTAGAAGGagttttcaacaaaaaaataataataattagacAGAGTTAAGAgagggatttgattgtatgtatttgac from Rhodamnia argentea isolate NSW1041297 chromosome 2, ASM2092103v1, whole genome shotgun sequence encodes the following:
- the LOC115726258 gene encoding probable hexosyltransferase MUCI70; this translates as MTGVPFGLRTGSYGSLQQLSNGALQNQAAPVLLRKPSKLGLSGSREKEKFLPFICRYLGRKRVAMMLLVALALFVFVFGSFTVNKEGNGPIIVSHTESMIPFTEKASGHAVVRHFPGVEDRQKHRGSIGRKTVPRSGRSRARTPPVPAHSLRQRARPHPLSHSDLTSSNSGFTGAVPVGHQCKNFAFPPPPPAGARRIGPRPCPVCYLPVEQAIASMPSSPAISPVLHKLTYVHDENPVQSEQYGGSDFGGYPSLTERDDSFDIKESMRVHCGFVKGHKPGRQTGFDIDEADLEEMEQYHDVIVASAIFGNYDIIQQPRNISKAAKNNIPFFMFIDEETEAFMQNSSVLNNSMRVGLWKIIVVHNIPYADARRNGKVPKLLLHRIFPNIRYSIWVDGKLQLVVDPYQILERFLWRENASFAISRHYRRFDVFEEAEANKAAGKYDNVSIDSQIEFYKSEGLTPYSLAKLPITSDVPEGCVIIREHIPITNLFTCLWFNEVDRFTARDQLSFSTVRDKIMAKANWSINMFMDCERRNFVIQAYHRDLLEHMPPPASPAIRAQPASTIINTSGRRAPVKKGISSKRPRSDRKPGSRRHRKVTAGTRDRSSF